In Lutra lutra chromosome 13, mLutLut1.2, whole genome shotgun sequence, one genomic interval encodes:
- the LOC125084075 gene encoding delta(3,5)-Delta(2,4)-dienoyl-CoA isomerase, mitochondrial-like, whose product MAAAVAVSHSLRSLLIRRVMAPTHPGLSLSLRPMNSIAQDATSTAAPRDAPDHNYESLRVTEAQKHVLHVQLNRPEKRNAMNKAFWREMMECFNKIAQDPDCRAVVISGAGKLFTAGIDLMDMASEILRPQGDDVARTSWYLRSLISKYQETFSVIKKCPKPVIAAIHGACIGAGVDLITACDIRYCAQNAFFQVKEVDIGLAADLGTLQRLPKVIGNQSLVNELAFTCRKMTDEALGSGLVSRVFPDEVQMLDAAFTLAAEISTKSPVAVQSTKINLVYSRNHSVAEGLNYAATWNMSMLQTQDIVKSVQAAVEKQELKNVTFSKL is encoded by the coding sequence ATGGCGGCAGCCGTGGCAGTGTCTCATAGTCTGCGGAGCCTGCTGATACGACGAGTGATGGCTCCCACCCACCCAGGTCTCAGCCTTAGCCTTCGCCCCATGAACTCCATTGCTCAAGATGCGACCTCCACAGCAGCCCCCAGAGATGCGCCAGACCACAACTATGAGTCCCTTCGGGTGACAGAGGCTCAGAAACACGTCCTGCATGTGCAGCTAAACCGGCCTGAGAAGAGGAATGCCATGAACAAAGCCTTCTGGAGAGAGATGATGGAGTGCTTCAACAAGATAGCACAAGACCCCGACTGTCGGGCTGTGGTGATCTCTGGTGCAGGAAAATTGTTCACTGCAGGTATCGACCTTATGGACATGGCTTCGGAAATCCTACGGCCCCAAGGAGATGACGTAGCCCGCACCAGCTGGTACCTCCGTAGCCTCATCAGCAAATACCAAGAGACCTTCAGTGTCATCAAGAAGTGTCCAAAGCCCGTGATCGCCGCCATCCATGGGGCCTGCATTGGTGCAGGCGTGGACCTCATCACTGCTTGTGACATCCGGTACTGTGCCCAGAATGCTTTCTTCCAGGTGAAGGAGGTGGACATAGGTTTGGCGGCTGACTTAGGAACGCTGCAGAGACTGCCCAAAGTCATCGGAAACCAGAGCCTGGTCAACGAGCTGGCCTTCACTTGCCGCAAGATGACTGATGAGGCCCTGGGCAGTGGGCTGGTTAGCCGGGTGTTCCCAGACGAGGTGCAGATGCTTGATGCGGCCTTCACCTTGGCGGCCGAAATTTCCACCAAGAGCCCCGTGGCGGTACAGAGCACCAAGATCAACCTGGTCTACTCCCGCAACCATTCGGTGGCCGAGGGCCTCAATTACGCGGCCACCTGGAATATGAGCATGCTGCAAACCCAGGACATCGTTAAGTCTGTCCAGGCTGCAGTGGAGAAGCAGGAACTGAAGAACGTCACCTTCTCCAAGCTCTGA